The proteins below come from a single Serratia ficaria genomic window:
- a CDS encoding MbtH family protein: MEKPNPFDDRQQRSLVLRNAQQQYSLWPDFCAIPAHWTVAFGPTAHAECVDWLERHWQDIRPVSSPMA, translated from the coding sequence ATGGAAAAACCGAATCCGTTCGATGATCGACAACAGCGCAGCCTGGTGCTGCGCAACGCACAACAACAATACAGCCTGTGGCCGGATTTCTGCGCAATTCCCGCTCACTGGACGGTAGCTTTCGGCCCGACGGCGCATGCGGAATGCGTCGATTGGCTGGAGCGGCATTGGCAGGATATTCGGCCGGTATCATCGCCTATGGCGTGA
- a CDS encoding enterobactin synthase subunit F has protein sequence MPLVAAQPGIWVADQISPHRNAYAVAHCIELNGPIEAALLLQAITQGLNEVDTLRLRFEERDGVPVQWLDASLAIREPEFVDLADSPDAEAAARALMDIDLAGELRAGSGKPLYRHVLMRLADQRWFWYQRYHHMLVDGFSFTAIARRIAALYSHLRRGEPLEPTPFTPFSEVVAEYQAYRQAPAWQRDADFWLEKARQLPPAATLCPQPLAGQVPTPRIHRLEQRCDEQTFAALVQIGGQQKLNAADMAVALLALWVSRLSGQPSFSAGFIFMRRTGSAALCAAGPVINVLPMEMHLEPQATLYEAAARISRELKSVRRHQRYDAEQVQRDLGRIGDAEPLYGTVFNFKMFDYQLDFAGIEGITRDLASGPVRDLEIALFIDGNNQLKVELLANAERYSRQELLAHLQRLPLLLAQFAARADLPIGEADMLTPEDHALLARVNDTAHPVPATTLSSLLAQQAQRTPDAPALADAHFSFSYRETREQVGALARQLAAQGVRPGDIVAVALPRSVFLSLALMAIVEAGAAYLPLDTGYPDERLAMMLEDAAPRLIVTSPAQQARFAGQGEILLYDAPLPADHAAGVTVNGPTPDHAAYIIFTSGSTGRPKGVLVGHQAIVNRLLWMQHQYPLAADDVVLQKTPCSFDVSVWEFFWPLMVGARLVMAPPEAHRDPEQLQQLIAQHRVTTMHFVPSMLAAFVAALDGEQAVAACGSLRQVFCSGEALPAELCRLWQSRTAVPLHNLYGPTEAAVDVTWHPAYGEALARVTGANVPIGLPVWNTGLRILDARLRPVPPGVAGDLYLTGIQLAQGYLGRPELTAGRFVADPYGEGGRMYRTGDVARWLPGGEVEYLGRSDDQLKIRGQRIELSEIDHALLSLPGVRQAVTHALVLQGTPVDAGGDARQLVGYLVPQPGVTWDLEALRAALADRLPPHMVPVALVEMDALPLSANGKLDRKALPQPQGGERKAGRAPQAGLEADIAAVFARLLQREQVFADDDFFALGGHSLLAMRLAAELRRDLGKAVSVGQVMVASRVEQLAQLLAEERTQEEADRCGFDSVLPLRATDGPTLFCLHPASGFSWQFSVLPRYIDQHWSLVGIQSPRPDGPLALSEDMDQVVDAHLQTVLQVQPHGPYHFIGYSLGGTLAQGIAARLQARGEQVAFLGLLDTYPPETQNWDVMLDDNVLKEVQREREQFLAVSQDTLDPALGETRVAMFDNIEANYADSVRLLSHTRTARFNGLATLFVAKRTLQEGMDVQQTWSQYVDALQAHELDCAHVDIVSPASFKVLGPLLNRILRAL, from the coding sequence ATGCCGTTGGTGGCGGCTCAGCCCGGCATCTGGGTGGCCGATCAAATTTCCCCGCATCGCAACGCCTATGCGGTTGCGCACTGCATCGAGCTCAATGGCCCGATCGAGGCCGCTCTGCTGCTGCAGGCCATCACCCAGGGCCTCAACGAAGTGGATACGCTGCGGCTGCGTTTTGAAGAACGCGACGGCGTGCCGGTGCAGTGGCTGGACGCATCGCTGGCGATACGCGAACCGGAGTTCGTCGATCTGGCGGACTCGCCGGACGCCGAAGCCGCCGCGCGGGCGCTGATGGATATCGACCTGGCCGGCGAACTGCGCGCCGGCAGCGGCAAGCCGCTGTACCGCCACGTGCTGATGCGCCTGGCGGACCAGCGCTGGTTCTGGTACCAGCGCTATCATCACATGCTGGTGGACGGTTTCAGCTTCACCGCCATCGCCCGCCGCATCGCCGCGCTATACAGCCATCTGCGCCGCGGCGAGCCGCTGGAGCCGACGCCGTTCACGCCGTTTAGCGAGGTCGTGGCGGAGTATCAGGCCTATCGGCAGGCGCCGGCCTGGCAGCGCGATGCCGATTTCTGGCTCGAGAAGGCGCGCCAACTGCCGCCGGCGGCGACCCTGTGCCCGCAGCCGCTGGCCGGGCAGGTGCCCACGCCGCGCATTCACCGGCTGGAGCAGCGCTGCGACGAGCAAACCTTTGCTGCGCTGGTGCAAATCGGCGGCCAGCAGAAGCTCAACGCCGCCGATATGGCGGTGGCGCTGCTGGCGCTGTGGGTGTCGCGGTTGAGCGGCCAACCCAGCTTCAGCGCCGGCTTTATTTTCATGCGCCGTACCGGCTCGGCCGCGCTGTGCGCCGCCGGCCCGGTGATTAACGTGCTACCGATGGAAATGCACCTCGAGCCGCAGGCCACGCTGTATGAAGCCGCCGCCCGCATCAGCCGCGAGCTGAAGAGCGTGCGCCGCCACCAGCGTTACGATGCCGAACAGGTGCAGCGCGATCTGGGCCGCATCGGCGACGCCGAGCCGCTGTACGGCACGGTGTTCAACTTCAAAATGTTTGATTATCAACTGGATTTCGCCGGCATCGAGGGCATTACCCGGGATCTGGCCTCCGGCCCGGTGCGCGATCTGGAGATTGCGCTGTTCATCGACGGGAACAACCAGCTGAAGGTTGAGCTGCTGGCCAACGCCGAACGTTACAGCCGTCAGGAATTGCTGGCCCATCTGCAGCGTTTGCCGCTGTTGCTGGCGCAGTTTGCCGCCCGGGCGGATTTGCCGATCGGCGAAGCCGACATGCTGACGCCGGAAGACCACGCCTTGCTGGCGCGGGTCAATGACACCGCGCATCCGGTACCCGCCACGACGCTGAGCAGCCTGCTGGCGCAGCAGGCGCAGCGCACGCCGGACGCGCCGGCCCTGGCCGACGCCCACTTCAGCTTCAGCTACCGCGAAACCCGCGAGCAGGTTGGCGCGCTGGCGCGTCAATTGGCCGCGCAGGGCGTGCGGCCGGGCGACATTGTGGCGGTCGCGCTGCCGCGCTCGGTGTTTCTGTCGCTGGCGCTGATGGCCATCGTCGAGGCCGGCGCCGCTTATCTGCCGCTGGATACCGGTTATCCGGACGAGCGGCTGGCGATGATGCTGGAGGACGCCGCACCGCGTCTGATCGTCACCAGCCCGGCCCAGCAGGCGCGTTTCGCCGGCCAGGGCGAAATACTGCTGTATGACGCGCCGCTGCCCGCCGATCACGCCGCCGGCGTGACGGTCAACGGCCCGACGCCGGATCATGCGGCCTACATCATTTTTACCTCCGGCTCTACCGGCCGGCCGAAGGGCGTGCTGGTCGGCCATCAGGCGATCGTCAACCGCCTGCTGTGGATGCAACACCAATACCCGCTGGCGGCGGACGACGTGGTGCTGCAGAAGACGCCGTGCAGTTTTGACGTTTCGGTGTGGGAGTTCTTCTGGCCGCTGATGGTCGGCGCCCGGCTGGTGATGGCGCCGCCGGAGGCGCACCGCGATCCCGAGCAGCTGCAGCAGCTGATTGCCCAGCATCGGGTGACGACGATGCACTTCGTGCCGTCGATGCTGGCGGCGTTCGTCGCGGCGCTGGACGGCGAGCAGGCGGTCGCCGCCTGCGGTTCGCTGCGCCAGGTGTTCTGCAGCGGCGAAGCGCTGCCGGCGGAGCTGTGCCGCCTGTGGCAGAGCCGCACTGCGGTGCCGTTGCATAACCTGTACGGCCCCACCGAGGCGGCGGTGGACGTGACCTGGCATCCGGCCTACGGCGAAGCTCTGGCGCGGGTGACCGGCGCCAACGTGCCGATCGGCCTGCCGGTATGGAACACCGGCCTGCGCATTCTGGATGCGCGTCTGCGCCCGGTGCCGCCGGGGGTGGCGGGGGATTTATACCTGACCGGCATCCAGCTGGCGCAGGGTTATCTGGGGCGGCCGGAGCTGACCGCCGGCCGCTTTGTGGCCGACCCTTACGGCGAGGGCGGGCGCATGTATCGCACCGGCGACGTGGCGCGCTGGCTGCCGGGCGGTGAAGTGGAATATCTGGGGCGCAGTGACGATCAGCTGAAAATTCGCGGCCAGCGCATTGAGCTGAGTGAAATCGACCACGCGCTGCTGTCGCTGCCGGGCGTGCGCCAGGCGGTGACCCATGCGTTGGTGCTGCAGGGCACGCCGGTGGACGCCGGCGGCGATGCGCGCCAGCTGGTGGGGTATCTGGTGCCGCAGCCGGGCGTGACCTGGGACCTGGAGGCGCTGCGCGCGGCGTTGGCCGACCGCCTGCCGCCGCATATGGTGCCGGTGGCGCTGGTGGAAATGGACGCGCTGCCGCTGAGCGCCAACGGCAAGCTGGACCGTAAAGCCTTGCCGCAGCCGCAGGGCGGTGAACGCAAGGCCGGCCGCGCGCCGCAGGCCGGGTTGGAGGCCGACATCGCCGCGGTGTTCGCCCGTTTGCTGCAGCGCGAACAGGTGTTCGCCGACGACGACTTCTTCGCCCTCGGCGGCCATTCGCTGCTGGCGATGCGCCTGGCGGCGGAGCTGCGCCGCGATCTGGGCAAGGCGGTCTCCGTCGGGCAGGTGATGGTGGCGTCCCGCGTCGAACAACTGGCGCAGCTGCTGGCTGAGGAGCGCACCCAGGAAGAGGCGGATCGCTGCGGCTTCGACAGCGTGCTGCCGCTGCGCGCCACCGACGGGCCGACGCTGTTCTGCCTGCACCCGGCTTCGGGCTTCTCCTGGCAGTTCAGCGTGCTGCCGCGCTACATCGACCAGCACTGGTCGCTGGTCGGCATTCAGTCGCCGCGGCCGGACGGCCCGCTGGCGCTGAGCGAGGATATGGATCAGGTGGTCGACGCCCACCTGCAGACCGTGCTGCAGGTACAGCCGCACGGGCCTTATCACTTTATCGGCTACTCGTTGGGCGGCACGTTGGCGCAGGGCATCGCCGCCCGGCTGCAGGCGCGCGGCGAGCAGGTGGCGTTCCTCGGCCTGCTGGACACCTACCCGCCGGAAACCCAGAACTGGGACGTGATGCTGGACGACAACGTGCTGAAAGAAGTGCAGCGCGAGCGCGAGCAATTCCTGGCGGTGTCGCAAGACACGCTCGATCCGGCGCTGGGGGAAACCCGCGTGGCGATGTTCGACAATATCGAAGCCAACTACGCCGATTCGGTGCGGCTGTTGTCCCATACCCGCACCGCGCGTTTCAACGGCCTGGCGACGCTGTTTGTCGCCAAACGCACCTTGCAGGAAGGGATGGACGTGCAGCAGACCTGGTCGCAGTACGTTGACGCGCTGCAGGCGCACGAGCTGGACTGCGCGCACGTGGATATCGTCTCGCCGGCGTCGTTCAAGGTGCTGGGGCCGTTGCTGAACCGCATACTGCGGGCATTGTAA
- the fes gene encoding enterochelin esterase, translated as MNTEFQSESSRLLASSNAGSPGWWLKVARRGTPWVEPAGNGRWRATFFWRDPQGCELTSAYRRVWININCLTDHHQPNPPQSLQRLDGTDVWYWQTELNGDWRGSYCFIPSLDARPPELAGDDAHANMHNVRHWWHQVFASATHDLLNPYRAWPGTGGGCLSGLHMPEAPPQPAWRAFDEYEIASGRCTPPLPARLQRHTWHSERLGNSRNVWIYTTGDSRPSERPLAILLDGQFWAQQMPVWEPLMQLTREGALPEAVYVLIDIIDLQHRARELTCKDDFWLAVQEELLPQLAERAPHSDNPASTVVAGQSFGGLASLYAGLRWPQRFGAVISQSGSYWWPRRDMLQQPTVPEDACWLMQQVERRELGSHGALKVFMEAGSHEKLVHRVSGQMATLLSNAGHRVHYRVVEGGHDALCWRGGLTDGLQAAWAATFATGYSAPADAARSTASGAHDGKTESVR; from the coding sequence GTGAATACAGAATTTCAGTCAGAAAGCAGCAGGTTATTGGCCAGCAGCAATGCCGGCAGTCCAGGGTGGTGGTTGAAAGTGGCCCGGCGCGGCACACCCTGGGTAGAACCGGCGGGCAACGGCCGGTGGCGAGCCACCTTTTTCTGGCGCGATCCCCAGGGGTGCGAATTGACCTCCGCTTACCGGCGGGTGTGGATCAACATCAACTGCCTGACCGACCATCATCAGCCGAATCCGCCGCAGAGTCTGCAGCGTCTGGACGGCACCGACGTCTGGTACTGGCAAACCGAATTGAACGGCGACTGGCGCGGCAGCTACTGTTTTATCCCTTCCCTCGACGCCCGCCCGCCGGAACTGGCGGGCGACGACGCGCATGCCAATATGCACAACGTGCGCCATTGGTGGCATCAGGTATTCGCCAGCGCCACCCACGATTTGCTCAATCCCTATCGCGCCTGGCCGGGTACCGGCGGCGGTTGCCTGTCCGGTTTGCATATGCCGGAAGCGCCGCCGCAGCCGGCATGGCGCGCGTTCGACGAGTATGAAATCGCCAGCGGGCGCTGTACGCCGCCGCTGCCGGCGCGTCTGCAGCGCCATACCTGGCACAGCGAACGCTTGGGCAACAGCCGCAACGTCTGGATCTACACCACCGGCGACAGCCGGCCGAGCGAACGCCCGTTGGCCATTTTGCTCGACGGTCAGTTCTGGGCGCAGCAAATGCCGGTATGGGAGCCGCTGATGCAGCTGACGCGCGAGGGGGCGCTGCCGGAGGCGGTGTATGTGCTGATCGACATCATCGATCTGCAGCACCGGGCGCGCGAGCTGACCTGCAAGGACGATTTCTGGCTGGCGGTGCAGGAAGAGCTGCTGCCGCAGTTGGCCGAGCGGGCGCCGCACAGCGACAACCCGGCGAGCACCGTGGTGGCGGGGCAGAGTTTCGGCGGGCTGGCTTCACTGTACGCCGGGCTGCGCTGGCCGCAGCGCTTCGGCGCGGTGATCAGCCAGTCCGGTTCTTACTGGTGGCCGCGGCGCGACATGCTGCAGCAGCCGACCGTCCCCGAGGATGCCTGCTGGCTGATGCAGCAGGTAGAGCGGCGGGAGTTGGGCAGCCACGGCGCGCTGAAGGTGTTTATGGAGGCCGGTTCGCATGAAAAGCTGGTGCATAGGGTCAGCGGCCAGATGGCGACGCTGCTGAGCAACGCCGGGCATCGGGTGCATTACCGGGTGGTGGAGGGCGGGCACGACGCCCTGTGCTGGCGTGGGGGCCTGACCGACGGGCTGCAGGCGGCGTGGGCCGCGACCTTCGCCACCGGCTATTCCGCTCCCGCGGACGCCGCTCGTTCAACGGCGTCAGGAGCGCATGATGGAAAAACCGAATCCGTTCGATGA
- a CDS encoding isochorismate synthase yields the protein MDIAVKGANRKELQERADEPFGADFSPASGFFFTSPFRSLITAGCFSRVTQPAADGADLHGEFQRQVRQAFAEARAAGVKEPLLCGAIPFDTRQPSALFVPHESRWFDRAAFMAGVSPAASGPEIAGLAEVPTQQPFMQMVSDAVAAMKAGQLDKVVLSRLLEIETRRPVDRHALMARVIAQNPNGFHFHVPLERGALLGASPELLLRQAGGHFHSNPLAGSARREADAERDLAVGERLMASEKDRHEHRIVTEGMRRVLAGRSRYLNVPQTPELLTTTTLWHLSTPIDGEVASRDESALSLACLLHPTPALCGTPTPAAHALIRQLEPFDRGLFGGIVGWCDAEGNGEWVVTIRCGTVDGSQVRLFAGAGIVQDSSPESEWHETGTKLSTILRAFGLNQG from the coding sequence ATGGACATTGCCGTGAAAGGCGCCAACCGAAAGGAACTTCAGGAGCGGGCGGATGAACCGTTCGGCGCTGATTTTTCTCCTGCATCGGGCTTCTTCTTCACCTCGCCGTTCCGCAGCCTGATTACCGCCGGCTGCTTTAGCCGGGTGACCCAGCCGGCCGCGGACGGCGCCGATCTGCACGGCGAATTCCAGCGGCAGGTGCGCCAGGCGTTTGCCGAGGCGCGCGCCGCCGGGGTAAAGGAACCGCTGCTGTGCGGCGCCATTCCCTTCGATACCCGTCAGCCTTCGGCGCTGTTTGTTCCGCATGAAAGCCGCTGGTTCGATCGCGCCGCCTTTATGGCCGGCGTCTCGCCGGCGGCGAGCGGCCCGGAAATTGCCGGCCTTGCCGAAGTGCCGACGCAGCAGCCTTTTATGCAGATGGTGAGCGATGCGGTCGCGGCGATGAAAGCCGGGCAGCTGGACAAGGTGGTGCTGTCGCGGCTGCTGGAGATCGAGACTCGCCGGCCGGTAGACCGCCATGCGCTGATGGCGCGGGTTATCGCCCAAAACCCCAACGGTTTCCATTTCCACGTGCCGCTGGAGCGGGGGGCACTGTTGGGCGCCAGCCCTGAGCTGTTGCTGCGCCAGGCCGGCGGCCACTTCCACTCCAACCCGCTGGCCGGTTCCGCCCGGCGCGAGGCCGATGCCGAACGCGATCTGGCGGTGGGCGAGCGGCTGATGGCCTCCGAGAAAGACCGCCACGAACATCGCATCGTCACCGAAGGCATGCGCCGGGTGCTGGCCGGGCGCAGCCGCTATCTGAACGTGCCGCAAACCCCCGAGCTGCTGACCACCACCACGCTGTGGCACCTTTCCACCCCGATTGACGGCGAAGTGGCTTCGCGCGACGAAAGCGCGCTGTCGCTGGCCTGCCTGCTGCATCCGACGCCGGCGCTGTGCGGCACGCCAACCCCGGCGGCGCACGCATTGATCCGGCAGCTGGAGCCGTTCGATCGCGGCCTGTTCGGCGGCATCGTCGGCTGGTGCGACGCCGAAGGCAATGGCGAATGGGTGGTCACCATCCGCTGCGGCACCGTCGATGGCAGCCAGGTGCGGCTGTTTGCCGGCGCCGGCATCGTCCAGGACTCTTCCCCCGAATCTGAATGGCACGAAACAGGCACCAAACTCAGCACTATTCTGCGTGCCTTTGGTTTGAATCAAGGATAA
- the entS gene encoding enterobactin transporter EntS: protein MSKPSILLDFGLLKSNRSFRAVFCARFISILALGLMAIAIPVQIQALTGSTLLVGLAVTLAGGGMFAGLLMGGVLADRYERRRLILFARSTCGIGFVGLCVNAALPAPSLTAIYLLAVWDGFFGAVGVTALLAATPALVGRENIVQAGAISMLTVRFGSILSPAVGGLVIANMGIAWNYGLAAFGTLLTLLPLLSLPQLMPPPQPREHPLRALAGGFGFLFQNKVIGMVALIGALLTMASAVRVLYPAMAGGWQVDASHLGFMYAAVPLGAAIGAFTSGRVAHVARPGWVMLLTAIAAFVAIGLFGLMPWYSLALLCLVAFGYLSALNSLLQYGLIQSLTPDNFLGRINGLWTAQNVVGDALGALLLGAMGAFMRPASSAGSFGFGAAAFGILLAFAMTGLRQVTLNKPEPQPVAEK from the coding sequence ATGAGTAAACCCTCTATCCTGCTTGATTTTGGCCTGCTGAAGAGCAACCGGTCCTTCCGGGCGGTATTCTGCGCGCGCTTTATTTCCATTTTGGCGCTGGGGCTGATGGCGATCGCCATCCCGGTGCAGATCCAGGCGCTGACCGGTTCGACCCTGCTGGTCGGCCTGGCGGTGACCCTGGCGGGCGGCGGCATGTTCGCCGGGCTGTTGATGGGCGGCGTGCTGGCGGATCGCTACGAGCGCCGGCGGTTGATCCTGTTTGCGCGATCCACCTGCGGCATCGGCTTTGTCGGCCTGTGCGTCAACGCCGCGCTGCCCGCGCCTTCCCTGACGGCGATTTACCTGCTGGCGGTATGGGACGGCTTCTTTGGCGCCGTCGGCGTGACGGCGCTGCTGGCGGCGACGCCGGCGCTGGTCGGGCGGGAAAACATCGTGCAGGCCGGCGCCATCAGCATGCTGACGGTGCGCTTCGGCTCGATTCTTTCTCCGGCGGTCGGCGGCCTGGTGATCGCCAACATGGGCATTGCCTGGAACTACGGCCTGGCGGCGTTCGGCACCCTGCTGACGCTGTTGCCGCTGCTGAGCCTGCCGCAGCTGATGCCGCCGCCGCAGCCGCGCGAACACCCGCTGCGCGCGCTGGCGGGCGGTTTTGGCTTCTTGTTCCAGAACAAGGTGATCGGCATGGTGGCGCTGATCGGCGCGCTGCTGACCATGGCCAGCGCGGTGCGCGTGCTTTATCCGGCGATGGCCGGCGGTTGGCAGGTCGACGCTTCCCATCTCGGCTTCATGTACGCCGCCGTGCCGCTCGGCGCGGCAATAGGCGCCTTCACCAGCGGGCGGGTGGCGCATGTGGCGCGCCCGGGCTGGGTGATGCTGTTGACCGCCATCGCGGCGTTCGTCGCCATCGGTTTGTTCGGCCTGATGCCGTGGTACAGCCTGGCGCTGCTGTGTCTGGTGGCCTTCGGCTACCTGAGCGCGCTGAATTCGCTGTTGCAGTACGGGCTGATTCAAAGCCTGACGCCGGATAATTTCCTGGGGCGCATCAACGGCCTGTGGACGGCGCAGAACGTGGTGGGCGACGCGCTGGGCGCGCTGCTGCTGGGGGCGATGGGGGCGTTTATGCGGCCGGCGAGCAGCGCCGGCAGCTTCGGCTTCGGCGCCGCGGCCTTCGGCATCCTGCTGGCCTTCGCCATGACCGGGCTGCGTCAGGTGACCCTGAACAAACCGGAACCGCAGCCCGTCGCCGAAAAGTAA